Genomic DNA from Epinephelus moara isolate mb chromosome 24, YSFRI_EMoa_1.0, whole genome shotgun sequence:
tttattgttattttcttcttttagcTAAACCGGTTGCCGACCTATCACCGGGTAACAGCGCCGAGGAGAGGAGGGAACCGAAGCCGCGTATCAGCGGGAAAATTCGGCCCCAAAAAGCCGCTACACCCCGCTTACCTCTCTTCCAGGCGGTTAACGGAGACACCACCTCCACCCTCTCCGAGATCAGGTCCGCTAAACTGGATCTGTACAGAGCTGCGCGGACCGTAACGGCTACAATCAAAAGTAGAGTCAGGGGAGCCGCCATCTTCACAAGGAAGCTCTCTCCGCCCTGCGAGGTGCACCATGGGAAATGAAGTCTTGTTGTTGCAGAGGAAACTGAACGGGACGGAATCGAAACGGAAAATATATTAGACGTATATtaaataaaccaataaataatacatattaGGCTTGATTTGCATCATGTTTATAATGAtactaataaaataataaaaaataataatttattattatataaataaataaataaatattattattataattattattattattattattattataaataaatcaatcaatgtatttaatattataAATTGCTACAAAAAACCCGTTGTAGGGTtagttttcaaactttttcctAAGGTCAGTAGTACACAGTGaatgtctctttttttcagTCAGCCAGTGAAGGGAATACGGAACCATAAGCCCTTAGTATGTTTTCACCCCGGGACTCTTTATGCGTTGGATCAAAACACAATTGACAAAGCTCTGTAAAGTTAGACACATTACACTACTGGGTTTCCGCTAagaacattttttcattttattaaaacaaaattcgctcaaaatttttatttaatctatTTTCAATAATTGACATACTCAAAGTAATATAAAGACTATGAGGCATACAGTGTACTTTTGAAGGAAAGGTTTCCAAAAATAGGCCTAATAATCATTTGTAAGGAAGAATAATTACCAAAAAAGTCTTCTGATAGTAGATAGTCTAGATCACATCTAGAGATAATGtaatttataataatttaattgtaatgtaatattaaacatttttttgaacTTATGACTCAGTTTTATCAGTTCTGCACACCTTGCAAGGTGTGCACATTATATGAATGATGCTTGTGTTTAAAGagtatactttattttttacttttaatagcAAAATTAGCAATTGTGTTTTTGATATGTGTTTCACTAatgcaatacaatacaaaattcATGTTCAGTGTGGTTTTATTTGTGCACTGCTGCTGAATATCTACCTACGAGAAAATCCCAGTTTCAGGCTTGAAGTTCACTTGAAATGTGGTTGAAAGCTCAGGCAAAAATGTCAGTTTAATTATTACCTCTATATGAAGTTGAATAAACAACCGTATAGAGGTAGGGCCTAcctgaaactttttttaaaaaaacaaacaaacaaactgatttaTATATCAAAAATCTATCTTTATTATATTTGtaaattttgtgtaattattattattagtcggttactttgttgttttttattattatggttattatcatttaattttttagtTCGTGGTGTTTGTATTCTGTGTTTTAAGAGCcactgtttttatctttaaaatgtttatttgcatCAGAGTTAGTTGTCAATCACGTTTCACcggtgcttttactttgaaaaggccaaacaggaagtggttgcAGTTGCTGTGAAATTGTGTCTTTCGTTTTCGTTTCTTCACCTGAAACTGAATTGATGTTGTTATAGTGGTTAGATTAAAGAAACATGGCGGGCCTGGAGGTGTTATATACCTGTGTCGGTGGCAGCATTAGCTGTCCACAGGACGCCGTTGTGTGTTTCGTTCACTGGGAAATGATAAAGAGCGGATACAGGTGCATCGGGTCCGGAGACGAGGTAAATTAAACTAGCTAACGTTGATATTAGCTTAAATAATCTCATGTGTTAACCAGAGGCCGCGATCCACCAAAATCCGTTTAAAATTTAACGCCATGATCGTTGGTCAACATCGCAGTAGCTGTTTCTTTGGGAGACCATTTTAATATTGAATAGCCATGAATAAATGACAGATTTAACAAACGGTTACCACTGCTCTTTGTATGAGGAGTCAGGGGATAGACAGGATCTGAACTAGATTTTAAGAAAAATACGCgctgctttgtgaataacttatGTGCCGAATTGAAGAATGGCGGTTAAGCTGTTCATAATTGTATTTTGGTCCGTTTTCACCGAGGTTATTGATCTGTGCTTAACAGAAAGAAATTAATCTGTCAGTTTTTCAATGGAATTCAGTCCGCACCAACCTGCCTCGGCTGCTCAGTTTAGATTAGCTTTAGCTTCCTAAATGAACAATACTCATGTTATCTAGCAAACTGTCATCACTGATAAACATATTATAGCTTTGTTTTAATGAGCTGTCGTGTTTAATGCAGCAGTCACCAGCAGTTGTTTTATAACAGAGACATTATGACGAGCTCTAAAATCTGTCATGTCATCTTATGCTAGCTAACCGAGTGTTGTGCCACTTGGGGCCAGACACTCTGTAACACCACAGTACAGACAGTGTTCAGATCCatcacttcagtaaaagtacaaataccacACTGTGGAAATATTCCActgcaagtaaaagtcctgcattcaaaaccttcctaaagaaaaggtttttgtatcatcaataaaatgtagttGGAgtttggattattattattacagctgCATTACTGTGTCTGTTGCAttttattgctgtaaatgtttaaatttgtgctcatttaaCTTCAGTATATACTGGTGGGTCGTTAAAGCTACAGCAATACATCATATTCTGCACTGCTCAAAAAATAAGGGAACATTTAACAGTCACAGcgtaacaccaagtcagttaaactttgGAAGATGGAAGAttttgaatcagtttcagccgctttggtgcaaatcaaagtgacaacaggtgcaatggagaggcaaaagcaagacaacctcCAAAAAgtaaatggttttacatgtggtgtccacagacagttgctctctccttatccttcctgactgattgtTCTCCagtttggtcttctgctagtgtccttggcactactggtagcatgaggcggtacctgcagcccagtcaggttgcacaggttgtccagctcctccaggatggcacaagaaggtttgctgtgtctcccagcacagtctcaagagcatggaggagataccaggagaccgtccgttacatgaggagagctggacagggccgtagaagggcatcaacccagcagcaggaccggtatctgctcctttgtgtgaggaggaacaggaggagcactgccagagccctacaacatgacctccagcaggctactggtgtgcatgtttctgaccacactgtcagaaacagactccatgagggtggcatgagggccccacgtccttttttgggacctgtgctcacagcccagcagtGAGTAGCTCGAGTGGCAtttgccagagaacaccagaattggcagggcTGCcattctcttcacagatgagagcaggttcacactgagcacatgtcaCAGGCTTTAAAGAGTCTGGAGTAGTGAATGTtctgctgcctgtaacatcatccagcatgactggcttggtggtgggtcagtgacgggctggggaggcatatccttgaaGGTttgcacagacctccatgtcatagccaacagtaccctgactgctgttcggtactgggatgaaatcctcagagcgattgTCAGACCAGAagctggtgcaggacaatgctcGGCCTCATGTGGCCCTTAAGGGGTTGATGATTTCGGTTTCCACTGACCGTTGTTACGTCACTTTGTTCTCAAATAATTATAcagtgtacatcagtaaagattttcaacttgaattattgtcatcaagatctgatgtgtgacttaagtgttcccttatttTTCCTGAGCAGTGTATAAGATCATTATACTTAAGTAGCGTGCCCATCCTGTGAGAACCACATATctctaaaaagtcaacttttcatcgcgtcataaaaacagttttcagctttgtgacgatgcattttCCTGCTCATTTAAGAGGGTTTCTAGAGAGTTTAAGGAGGAGGATAATTTTCTCAactcatccttcagtttatcacaaacattcagaACCAGCACATCTGGaaatacatggttttcactggacaagAGGGGGATGACAACTGGAGTCAGAcaaatgcagtggagtaaaaagtgcaatatttgcCTTGAGAATACTCAAGAAAAGCACAAGTACATGTTCttggttacattccaccactgactACTGAACACATTCTGAAGAGTTTGTCCTGACATCATTATTATGTGCTCTCACCGTCTTCTAACACCCTCCATTTTCCCTCTGTCTGCCCCTGTTGTGTGTGCCGTTTTCCTGTGTCTCTCCCACCTCCAGCCTCGCAGCAGTGATAAGAAGTccgagctgctgcctgctgactGGAGCAGCAACAAGGAATTGTACAGTCTGCGATATAAAGCCAAAGACAGCGACACCCAGCTGCTGCTCAAAGCCATCGCTGTCGACTCCACCTTGATCTTCAACCTGATGGTAGGAACAGCTGAGTATTGAGTCGACTCTGCAGACAGATGACCAGCTTAAATGAGATGAATGATGAGACAAGAGAGACAACAGTAGATGCTGCATCCATAATCTGTTCACCAATATTATAATCTGTTCAGTTTACTATTAGCCTGATGTGTTTGGATTAGATTTCTGTTTTGTCCTGAGGAACAAATGTGAAACAGGTGTTGATCTTTTCCTTGTGTCATCTTAACGCGTGctctctgtatgtgtttgtgtgtgaagacCCCAGGCACACAGCAGGTGTCAGACTTGACAGTGAACATCAGCGATCACGTGGATGCTGACCAGTTACACACATTTGACAGGttggtgtaatttttttcttttctttttttggccataacttcaTAACTCACATGAGAATTGACCCTTCCTAACCTGGCTGACATTGGTGATCTAACATAGGCTAACTCCACTTGATGTAGCTATACGTATATAGCTAGCTAGCGTTTTAATAGATCCCTAAGGTCCTCTAATTCTGGTCCATTAAATGTCCCCGAGAGTGGAACTAAAAAGTGTGGTGATGCTGCGTTCTGTGGCCAGTTGACGTCAGACTGTCTGATTCAGTAGACAGCTTCAAACAAAATCTTAAAACCTATCTTTTTAGACTGCATTTATGTAGCTTTTATTTAATCAATTGGCATCAAACCTAATtcgtattttgtgtgtgtgtgtgtgtgtgtgtgtgtgtgtatgtctgtgtatgtctgtgtaaGTATGTGATTTAATCTTTAATTAAACCAGCCGATGCCTGTtggttatatatttttttcctgacagCATGCTTTTAGTTTAATGTTTTCCATAACAGGATGTTCAATCATTACCAGCCAGAAAGCACAGGACACTTGTACCGTAGATCGAACTGCACAGACgaaactttattttgataaatgaaGTTAAGAGCAACTTTTTCTTCCAGTGTGTTCAAGGATGCAGACAGTCTGTCAGAGAAGGTGAAGACTCAGCTGCTGCCCTCCCAGGACAGACCGACAGGACAgagggcagagaggaagagtcGGAGGGAGGTGGAAGAGGAGGCTGAGCAGAGACGAAGAAGAGAGGACAGCGACCCCCTCCGCATCCCCAGCAGACAGCCACCACACTGGTGAGTGATGACAGGAAGCTGCCTGTGTAAATTTACCTTGACACAGAAGTGTTCTTATGTGTAAATATCtgctaaaagcaaaaaaatcccATCAGTCACACGGCTGTATTTCATTCAGAATATACTGGGATTTAATTTCATTAGTTTAAAatagtgtgtttgtttctcatttgcattttaatcaGAGGCATTAGTAATAGACAGCTAATAATAGGGAACTAAACCATGTTTGGATTTAAGCTATTTCAGGCTCGGTACACCCAAACAgccaaattaattcattttattccaCTGCTGGATTTGCAGTCTGTACTTTCCTATAACTGGTTCGCCTGTTTACTTCCAGGAAACTACAGTGTAGAGTCGTTGTAAGAACCTTTTGTCTTCCATAAATAGAAAGAAATAGGGCGAGGTCATATCATAGAGCCTTAAAGGTGGggttgttaatgtttttaatgctcTTAAATCTACTGGCACAAATCCAAAGCCTCATCGTCATCATTTTATATAGAAACAGTCTTAGTTTTAATTTAAGTATCAAAAATAATGTTGTGCTTTTCCAGGGTGACATCTCCTCACTCATGCAGACTCATGACATTTTCCGACTGGTTTCCACCTTCTGTGTGCATAACTGCGCTGTTATGATCATTAAATCATAATAAATCCAgcctataaataataaataaatctatcAACTGTCTGAAAGCTGTAGGCTCGACTGTCTAAGTGGCTCAGAGAGAGTTTGTTTTCATCCTGTTCGTCGATAAACCAATCGACAGTCTGTTTTTCTGCTCGGGGAGAGTTTGCCGTAGAAATCAACCACACTTGCTGTTGCCAAGGTAACCACAAGTGTTGCCAAATCAACCAGGACGAGAAATTTTATGGATTCTAACTCAAAGTCATTTTTCCAAGCCAAAATGTCAAGTAATTATTCCCTCGTTTCAGTTTCTCAGCTGTGAGGTTTCGCTGCTGCTTTTTTCGTCTGCAGCTAATGATTAATGTTTGTCATTGATtgatctgctgattattttctgaaTCAGTTAAGCGTTGCTCGTCGTCAGTTTCCCCAGAGCCCAagatttttatttgtcacacaCTCAGACGGTCTCTACAGTGTGCAGTGAAATGCTTTGTAACCCCCTCCAGTATggaaatataatataacaaaTACATTATCTACAACAGAGAAAGAAGATAAACacaaaagccccatttccactaACACTTTCGGTGGTCCGCGTAGCGTTTCCATTGtaaacagtcctcttaaatgtggacagggttgttgtcactcactgctccgtccagcactcactgcatttcctcctttatcagtctgcacctggtttatcgtccacagaacaaggctgcacgccgacattttcagaacaaaataaaaacaggctgcagtgagagtctctctccatgggatatttaaaaatagcatgtttgtgcatttagtccttttcaggcaagctcaggggtttagttttgctgtagcccacaggaacgacgctctgcaatgcatttttttctcaattgaggattagaatatatgcagttcacataatgcGGTCAAAAGTAATATACGTAAACCTTTTTGCACCTTAATTGGAAAGTTGAGTTGAAATCCAATGTCCACCCTCTTGACTTGACTCCTTGTGGACTTTAGTTGTATGTAAAATGGGTACTGTTTAATTGAGTATAGAAGTGAGCTCAGAGGAGTAAGAGTCATAAGAAGGACTATTTtgatcataggtttcacttcctccacatTTATTTCCTCAACTGTATGATAAAGGTTGAGATCCACTGAAGTAATTAACCAATTGTCTCAGATCTAAAACTGAATATCTTCAGCTTTGGACTGTTAGTCACAAAACAATTTgatgtcaccttgggctttAGGAAGTTGTGACTGTTCTATAGACCAACTGGTTAACAGATTAATCAGATTAATAATCAGATGAATTGATcgtgaaaataattattagttgcAGCCTGAATCCTGATTGAACTATTTAGGATTGTTTGgataaaactgaaatgaaaatgtgtttgggtgGATTCACGTGTGATTAAAGTGTGCCAAACAAGAACACGACAAATACATTAGGGACTTGACTTTAAAataggtaacacacacacacacacacacacacacacacacacacacacacagagttcatGCCTTGTACAAAGTCTAGACAGGAGCTGTTGGTCGACTACAACTGCAGAGAGTAAATGAGGGCAGAGCTTGGGCagcttgagtgtgtgtgagtgtgtgtgtgtgtgtgtgtgtgagtgtgtgtgtgcgtgctcagATTGAATCACTCTGCTTTTCGCTCTTCGTCtcatctccctcctctcccccctcctcctccccgtcCTCTTTGCTGTGACCCGATCAGATGAGATGCGAGGTGATGTCAGCACTTTATCGACCTCGCTTCTGTCGCCTCCTCGTCtccagagagggagggagataaggagggagggagatcaAAACAGTGACAGATGGAGAAAACCAAAATCTGAAAGAGAAAAGACGTATGAAAGggagagaaaataataaaaagggaTAAGATGCAGAATGATGGAGAGAGGAGTGAAAGAGATGCAGAGAGACGAGGAATGATGAATGAGAGAGCAAAAACTGAGTCAGGGCTGCAGAGAGCAGAAAGTGTTGGAAAACAGGGACGAGGAGGACAGACGAGTGGGGAGGGAGGAAAATGGACAGAACAGAAAAGATGGCGAGCAGAAGATCTCTGCCTACAGTGTGTTTCCACTGTGTGATTCACGCTGAATAATTACAACTACTAATGGGATAACTGGGATTATGAATGGGATGTGTAATGTATAATGTTGAGTTACAGGATTAGGGTTgtaataaatttaattttatccATCTGTGTGGATTCTGGGTCGCTGCATCAGCAAAGAGTGTAAGAGAGATGACAAGTGAAATTTAATCAAAGGGCCGCCGCTAACAACCATCTTTATGAATGATTCATGTCTTCTagattaaagctgtagttggtaacttttatgaaaataactttgcgtcacatttgctgaaactgtcgtcatccacacagaaatacatgagacagataatgtGTAGCGCCTCTAACAGCATTTGCGAGAATCTACCACGGCGAAAGGAGGACAGtcagtcagagctgaggagtctcgaACGCATCATGTCAATCGCTGCTCATCAagctaggcagtgctgatcaaatatcaaTCAAGATTCTGCATcgcctatttctcgcctcaaatgttttcagaaacatattttagtgtactgtttagctgtatgatgagaaagtttgtgacctggccgccatgttggatacagttgAGCCAAAACCAAGCACCACCCATCGACCAGAGCaaattctcattttacagcctgAAGGCCTTTTATTTGTCCAAATTGTCccacgtctaaaaataaatacgacctcacgttttgtcagtttttgcacactgagtccgaaaCTTTCGTCGGTCATTAATATTTTCGTAACAGAtttgattttctgcatttttcgcatccgtcagagcctttagagacgtttgaccaagagTCAGTGAAGCCTATTGTTGTTACTTCTCACTGGTTCTGGTGCACCGCTTGACAACAGCATTGTATCCTCCCGCAGTGCTCAttggttggttgtttttttattttaactcagCTCGAACTTAGTGTAGTGGGCGGATttaaaggtctggacccaggcaacactaaaatatgtttctgaaaacattgtaggccagaaataggcaatgcagttacaTAATGTTGATAATAGTTTTGACAGTTTGACGGCAgctcacgagcagtgattgacatgacttacagctgcgttagagactccttgaCTCTGATTGATTGGTTTCTGTGAGCCGCggtagattctagcaaatgccagtAGAAGCACAATGAGCGGGAGGAGGGAaatcattttttgtaccaggctgtaaacctgtatttctgctgtaaagctgggcattttaataTGGGTGTTATAGGTATTGACTTGCTTTTGAAGCCTGTAAGTGgccaagaactgcagtttttgacacttgaCGTTTCATCTAGTTGGCCCTGCTGGTTGCTGCTTAGTTCATCTTAAACAACCCTTTAATACTCCACCCCCTCCTTGTTTCTGTTAACATCGCCTGAAGTCTTTCTCATTCAACACTGCATTAAGTCCTGTATGTCCTAACCTTATTCTTATAAAGATTGTATCTTCTTTTCGACACCCACCTCTATAATTTCATACTCTTAACAGCTTTGTATTTCCTATATTTTCTGCCAAGATTTTAGAATAGATTTTGTGTCAGTTCTACCAAACGTTATTTCACAGTCTCTGTTTTAAAGCTCTTTTCAGCTGCCTCATTTCCCTCTCCTCCAACATGAGCTGAAATCAGATGTTGTTGGATTTACATCTTATCTTAACAGCCTATGTTGGTTATTCAGTTCTGGTATTTTCAATtaagaaaacactgacataCTTAAATCCTTTCATTTCTTTCCAACAGCTAAAGCATCATTTTTCGGTTTTGTGTCCTCACGTCTTGTCTATTGCAGCGCATGTTTGCAGCACAGTAACATTTCCACAGCGTTCCCTTATTAGTCTGaaacatgtcattaaaaaaagtgaaaaatgtccatttaaATTTTTCTTCGGAGTATTTAAATGTTGGTGTGTCAGACCAACGACCCAAAGATACTCAGTTTGCAATcataaaaaacagagaaatgcaacaaatgttcacatttgagaaacttAAAATAGTATTAGCCTCATAAATAATCGATTAAATAACTTTTCTTTCAGGCACGACCCCATGATTCCTCCGTTTGCAGCTGGAGGAGCAGATCTGGATCCCTTCGGGTGAGTCCGTCTCTCTCCCTCATAAAAAACCCTCACAAATAATTGTTATGGAAATGGTTTTGCAGATATATATTTAAGCACCAGTGTGGTTTTTGTTCTAATCTGGGATTTTGGGGGATGAACAGTCCGTCCACGCagtaacagacagacagcagaggattACTGGCGCTTGTCCAGACTCCTCTGCCAGCTGAATGTGAAGCTCTAAACACAAATATCTTCAGGATGCACCGTGGACGGACAAATCACACTTTAAACCAGTTCAGTCTAACCACTGAGTCGACCGCAGAGGGACCGAACAAAGGCAGACTAAATATTTCCAGCCCAGTTGCACCTTTGGTTCACTAATGATCGAGGGTCAGTTACTCTTCTTCCCCGTCATGCAACACCGCAGGGACGTCGACTAAATGGAAGTTTGAATGATTTAATTCTTCGTCTTTTGGGGTCAAaactttttcaaatgtaaaaaatacatttggtgtTTAATCATACAGTTTTTATCTCTGTTAGAGGAGCCATTACTGAAAGAAACATAACAGCTGATTCCAAACGTTTGAATGGCAGTATATGTAATTTATCTGACAGTTAACATCAGGTTGTTCCTCACCCCTGCATCATCCACTATAATCATGGGATTGAACTTCAGAGGAGCATCAGTGTCATGCCAAACATTCATTAAACTCAGATTAAGTGAGCtaccctcctccctctcctctctttcctgcCCCCCCCTCAGGACTCGCGGCGGTGGTGGCATGATAGTCGACCCGTTGAGGTCGGGGTATCCTCGCTCTGGCTTTGATCCATCAAGTGGGATACCAGACATCCTGCCTCCTGGAGCTGTTCCCCCGGGAGCTCGCTTCGACCCGTTTGGACCCGTCGGACGACACAGACCAGGgtaagacaaacacacacacacgtctctctctttgtcctcCCTAAAGGAGGACACTCAAGTACACTTTTCTAGACCAAAACATTTAAGCATAAAAATGTCTATTAAAACTACAGTTTTTGacgtttatgaaaataactttagGAATCTACCAAGGCcaaaggaaaacaaccaatcagagccgaggagtctctaacgcagtggtcaatcatgtcagttagggatgcacaatatataTCGGCCGAAAGTGGGACATTTTTACAATTATGCATTATtcagaaaattaaaatcatAGCCAGTAAATAATATTCGATAATAcgaagccagactgctttcattgatTTAACAAGGGCAGCATGAGGGTAGGGGCGTAGAGGGAAGGCCATTTGACAGTACCCCAGAAAATTTTCCTTATTTTCACAGCCTTATGTCGGCAGGTATGAAGAGTCAgaactgttctttgttgtgttagcaatagtgatgtcagtttgatttggttAGGTCAGAGCTACAGAATATTAAATCAGCcatatttttcctttcttaccctcaggtgtacataaactacaggttatacacttatttgtgtaatatttttgttgtatgtttttattctgtgaagcactttgtgctgcatttttaatgcatgaaaagtgctatacaaataaagtttgatttgatttgatttgtaaaaaaacaaatgtgaaattatAGGTTATCGGCCATGAGAAGCAGGAAATTATCGGttgaaaaaaatccatattggtgcatccctaatgtcAATCACTACTCGTGAACTACAGtgaaactgtcaaactaggcagcagtgatcaaatatgaatc
This window encodes:
- the psmf1 gene encoding proteasome inhibitor PI31 subunit, with amino-acid sequence MAGLEVLYTCVGGSISCPQDAVVCFVHWEMIKSGYRCIGSGDEPRSSDKKSELLPADWSSNKELYSLRYKAKDSDTQLLLKAIAVDSTLIFNLMTPGTQQVSDLTVNISDHVDADQLHTFDSVFKDADSLSEKVKTQLLPSQDRPTGQRAERKSRREVEEEAEQRRRREDSDPLRIPSRQPPHWHDPMIPPFAAGGADLDPFGTRGGGGMIVDPLRSGYPRSGFDPSSGIPDILPPGAVPPGARFDPFGPVGRHRPGPDPDHMPPPGYDDMFM